The proteins below come from a single Danio aesculapii chromosome 23, fDanAes4.1, whole genome shotgun sequence genomic window:
- the commd7 gene encoding COMM domain-containing protein 7, giving the protein MLQLHFTNDALPDNVSTDFQNLNKFSEQQFESLTEILYQFLLEPKESERFLHQLTEFAGENGMSAGPLRALMKSVLLLPHGALKRNLTAEQIKLDLLSLGLNEDKASHFSEQWRVHYPVLARLAVGQTLMVNQLVDMEWKFGVTVGTSELQKTGNIFLQLKLVIRKGNVTENVYMELTLPQFYSFLHEMERAKASMDCFS; this is encoded by the exons ATGTTACAGTTGCATTTCACCAATGATGCTTTACCCGACAATGTCAGCACTGACTTTCAAAATCTGAATAAATTCAGTGAACAG CAATTTGAGAGTCTGACAGAGATCTTATACCAGTTCCTTCTAGAACCCAAAGAG TCAGAGCGGTTTCTGCATCAGCTGACGGAGTTTGCTGGAGAGAATGGGATGAGCGCAGGGCCACTGAGGGCTCTGATGAAGAGCGTCCTCCTCCTGCCTCATG GTGCTTTAAAAAGAAACCTAACAGCTGAACAGATAAAACTGGACCTGCTCTCATTAG GGTTAAATGAAGACAAGGCCAGTCATTTCTCTGAACAG TGGAGAGTGCACTACCCTGTTTTAGCCAGGCTGGCTGTGGGACAGACACTAATGGTCAACCAGCTTGTTGACATGGAGTGGAAATTCGGTG TTACTGTCGGTACAAGTGAGCTGCAAAAGACCGGAAACATTTTTCTACAG CTAAAACTAGTGATCAGAAAAGGAAATGTGACAGAAAATGTATACATGG AGCTGACTCTACCACAGTTTTATAGCTTTCTTCATGAGATGGAGCGAGCCAAAGCCAGTATGGATTGTTTCAGTTAA